One Brachybacterium kimchii genomic window carries:
- a CDS encoding phosphotransferase family protein yields MHGVSAEGVEGVEGAEGAEYDLDPELRRWLHPLFGEVELVRPLVGGITGQMLQLRRADGGDDLVVRRWRRTGSEEQDRVRREVTGLEALAASGLSIPRLLAADPDGSGSGLPTTVTTFLPGRVELDPPDLREWVRRLAEMLVRIHAVPPPALKTCEYMPYAQHPWLVALDDAGLARDAHELASRTPDPSTAVLSHGDFQHFNVLWEGAERPRIRAVVDWPTAGLADRGLDVGHCRLNLAVLFSADAAMWFLEDYEQVAGVRVAPAADVAQLLGFSDQWPGFIPIQVAGRRAVDGPGMARRVQETIRRTLDRSG; encoded by the coding sequence GTGCACGGCGTGAGCGCCGAGGGCGTCGAGGGCGTCGAGGGCGCTGAAGGCGCTGAGTACGATCTCGACCCGGAGCTGCGCCGCTGGCTCCACCCGCTCTTCGGAGAGGTCGAGCTCGTGCGTCCCCTGGTCGGCGGGATCACCGGTCAGATGCTCCAGTTGCGGCGAGCCGACGGCGGCGACGATCTCGTCGTCCGCCGCTGGCGCCGCACGGGGTCGGAGGAGCAGGACCGGGTGCGGCGCGAGGTGACCGGGCTCGAGGCGCTGGCCGCCTCGGGGCTCTCGATCCCCCGGCTGCTCGCCGCGGATCCCGACGGCAGCGGATCGGGCCTGCCGACGACCGTGACCACGTTCCTCCCGGGCCGGGTGGAGCTCGATCCCCCGGATCTGCGGGAATGGGTGCGGCGGCTCGCGGAGATGCTCGTGCGCATCCATGCCGTGCCGCCGCCCGCGCTCAAGACCTGCGAGTACATGCCCTATGCGCAGCACCCGTGGCTCGTCGCCCTCGACGACGCCGGTCTCGCCCGGGATGCGCACGAGCTCGCCTCGCGCACCCCTGATCCGTCGACCGCAGTGCTCTCCCACGGCGACTTCCAGCACTTCAACGTGCTGTGGGAGGGCGCGGAGCGGCCTCGGATCCGTGCCGTGGTCGACTGGCCGACGGCGGGCCTCGCCGACCGCGGTCTGGACGTGGGCCACTGCCGGCTGAACCTCGCCGTGCTCTTCTCGGCCGATGCCGCCATGTGGTTCCTCGAGGACTACGAGCAGGTCGCCGGGGTACGCGTGGCCCCGGCTGCCGACGTCGCGCAGCTGCTGGGATTCAGCGATCAGTGGCCCGGGTTCATCCCGATCCAGGTCGCGGGGCGCCGGGCCGTGGACGGGCCCGGGATGGCCCGCCGGGTGCAGGAGACGATCCGGCGGACGCTGGATCGGTCGGGGTGA
- a CDS encoding MarP family serine protease: MVWIVDVVAVVIVLASLAAGLRSGFAATLGALLGLAAGAAAAVWALPHVSGAVDPPWRTAAVLGALFLLLVVGCAIGSGIGGLIRRGADRIHLRVLERLLGGVLGLVLGLVVVMFGGAGLVSAGIPGVSSTVASSRVLQQIDRATPEPVDDALAQLRAEVVGALPMPTIVSPPEGLGEADVPTSAPVDLDQADLAQAAQSVARVSGPTNGCGTISTGSGFVIAPDRIVTNAHVVAGVEHPMVELPGESAREGRVVHFDVENDLAVIAADVDAEPLKLVDTLDDGASAVIQGYPHGGPFRSSSATVRASGSAEVHDAHGEGSVRRDIYVLDAEVEPGNSGGPLLDSDGGVAGVVFARGESDDDVAYAMTNAELLPVIAQLDGETETVSTGACTA, encoded by the coding sequence ATGGTCTGGATCGTCGATGTCGTCGCCGTCGTCATCGTGCTGGCCTCGCTCGCGGCCGGACTGCGCTCGGGCTTCGCGGCGACGCTCGGCGCCCTGCTGGGGCTCGCGGCCGGTGCCGCGGCCGCGGTGTGGGCACTCCCCCACGTCTCCGGCGCGGTGGATCCGCCGTGGCGCACGGCGGCCGTGCTCGGCGCACTGTTCCTGCTGCTGGTGGTCGGCTGCGCGATCGGCTCGGGCATCGGCGGGCTGATCCGTCGGGGCGCCGACCGCATCCACCTGCGCGTCCTCGAACGCCTCCTCGGCGGGGTGCTCGGGCTCGTGCTGGGCCTGGTCGTGGTCATGTTCGGCGGGGCAGGACTTGTCTCCGCGGGCATCCCTGGCGTCTCCAGCACGGTCGCGTCCTCGCGGGTCCTGCAGCAGATCGACCGTGCCACACCGGAGCCCGTCGACGACGCCCTCGCCCAGCTGCGCGCGGAGGTCGTCGGCGCCCTGCCCATGCCCACCATCGTGAGCCCGCCCGAGGGACTGGGCGAGGCCGACGTCCCGACGTCGGCCCCCGTCGACCTCGACCAGGCGGACCTCGCGCAGGCCGCGCAGTCCGTCGCGCGCGTCTCCGGGCCGACGAACGGCTGCGGCACCATCTCCACCGGGTCCGGCTTCGTGATCGCGCCCGATCGCATCGTCACCAACGCCCACGTGGTGGCCGGCGTGGAGCATCCGATGGTCGAGCTGCCCGGCGAGAGCGCCCGGGAGGGCCGCGTGGTCCACTTCGACGTCGAGAACGACCTGGCCGTGATCGCGGCCGACGTCGACGCCGAGCCCCTGAAGCTCGTCGACACGCTGGACGACGGCGCCTCGGCCGTGATCCAGGGGTATCCGCACGGCGGGCCGTTCCGCTCGTCGTCGGCGACAGTGCGCGCCTCGGGCAGCGCCGAGGTGCACGACGCGCACGGCGAGGGCAGTGTGCGCCGTGACATCTACGTGCTGGACGCGGAGGTCGAGCCCGGCAACTCGGGCGGTCCGCTGCTGGACTCGGACGGCGGCGTCGCGGGGGTGGTCTTCGCGCGCGGTGAGTCCGACGACGACGTCGCCTACGCGATGACCAACGCCGAGCTGCTGCCCGTCATCGCGCAGCTCGACGGCGAGACGGAGACCGTCTCGACGGGCGCGTGCACGGCGTGA
- a CDS encoding response regulator, giving the protein MSDAPTPPLAQVAPETPIRVLVADDHPAVRAGLVALLEADPSTEVVAQAADGDAAVRHARAQRPDVALTDVRMPGATGIEITPALREAGARVLVISAFDLDSYVLGALAAGADGYLVKTEEPRRILEAVHAVASGDAVLSPAATRAVVAALRSGSAEAPSAPSALTSPSSAVAATTSAEDRPTPTAQGAELTRREEEVLRLLARGLSNQQIARDLVVEVTTVKTHITHLLTKLQVESRVQAALWWHRHRG; this is encoded by the coding sequence ATGTCCGACGCACCCACACCGCCCCTCGCCCAGGTGGCGCCCGAGACGCCGATCCGCGTGCTCGTGGCCGACGACCACCCGGCGGTGCGCGCTGGACTCGTCGCCCTGCTCGAGGCCGACCCGAGCACCGAGGTCGTCGCCCAGGCCGCCGACGGCGACGCCGCCGTCCGGCATGCACGGGCCCAGCGCCCGGACGTCGCGCTGACCGACGTGCGCATGCCCGGAGCGACCGGCATCGAGATCACGCCGGCGCTGCGCGAGGCCGGCGCGCGGGTGCTCGTGATCTCCGCCTTCGACCTCGACTCCTATGTGCTGGGCGCACTCGCGGCCGGGGCCGACGGGTACCTCGTGAAGACGGAGGAGCCGCGCAGGATCCTCGAGGCCGTGCACGCCGTGGCCAGCGGTGACGCCGTCCTCTCCCCCGCCGCCACCCGGGCGGTGGTCGCTGCGCTGCGGAGCGGGTCGGCGGAGGCCCCGTCGGCTCCGTCGGCCCTGACGAGCCCGTCGTCCGCCGTGGCCGCGACGACGAGCGCCGAGGACCGTCCGACGCCGACGGCACAGGGCGCTGAACTCACGCGGCGCGAGGAGGAGGTGCTGCGCCTGCTCGCCCGGGGACTGTCGAACCAGCAGATCGCGCGGGATCTGGTGGTCGAGGTGACGACCGTGAAGACCCACATCACGCACCTGCTCACCAAGCTGCAGGTGGAGTCGCGCGTGCAGGCCGCGCTGTGGTGGCACCGCCACCGAGGATGA
- a CDS encoding sensor histidine kinase, giving the protein MESEPEHAPWLPRRDLLVAAIYVVAVVTLGGIGGLGIGTQGLLAQGPLWSNGASIALLVPAALATALRQRAPAVTLVVTGALSCAEVLGGSTIGGYVLLFEALWSPLAYGSRRLAHVTSGVGVAISIAMIAVTSTWPQPGPSIIVGLLLIVVVVGTPLAWGWEVRHLHLARATAERLASAEQELAAERAERAVETERRRLAQDLHDVLSGHLSAVTLHAGLATQLPSADARERSLVTTRESAQAALRDLRSVITMLTDESAVQPEVTLSWDALAARLDAGAHTPVGGVGGDGADGADGADGADGADGADGADGADGGSLVQVDPAVEDPARVDPTLRAALLRIGAEAVANALAHGRAPRRLDVSADADAVHLICTNSFVPGRIRADDSPGLGLTTMRSRALAVGGSLSAGPDASDPWTWRVEVRVPTQDHSPLTTEAP; this is encoded by the coding sequence CACGCTCGGCGGCATCGGCGGACTCGGGATCGGCACCCAGGGGCTGCTGGCGCAGGGGCCGCTGTGGTCGAACGGCGCATCGATCGCGCTTCTCGTGCCCGCGGCCCTGGCGACGGCGCTGCGGCAGCGGGCGCCTGCGGTGACGCTCGTCGTCACCGGCGCCCTCTCGTGCGCCGAGGTGCTGGGCGGTTCCACGATCGGCGGATACGTGCTGCTCTTCGAGGCGCTGTGGTCGCCCCTCGCCTACGGGTCCCGGCGCCTGGCGCATGTGACGAGCGGCGTCGGGGTGGCGATCTCGATCGCGATGATCGCGGTGACCTCCACCTGGCCGCAGCCGGGCCCGTCGATCATCGTGGGGCTGCTGCTGATCGTCGTGGTCGTCGGGACTCCCCTCGCCTGGGGCTGGGAGGTGCGGCACCTGCATCTGGCGCGGGCGACGGCCGAGCGTCTCGCCTCGGCCGAGCAGGAGCTCGCCGCCGAGCGGGCGGAGCGCGCGGTGGAGACCGAGCGTCGGCGTCTGGCCCAGGATCTGCACGATGTGCTGTCCGGGCATCTCAGCGCGGTCACGCTGCACGCCGGGCTCGCGACGCAGCTGCCCTCGGCGGACGCGCGCGAGCGCTCCCTCGTCACCACCCGGGAGTCGGCGCAGGCGGCGCTGCGGGACCTGCGCTCGGTGATCACCATGCTCACCGACGAGAGCGCGGTCCAGCCCGAGGTGACGCTCAGCTGGGATGCGCTCGCGGCGCGGCTCGATGCGGGGGCGCACACGCCGGTCGGCGGCGTCGGCGGCGACGGGGCCGACGGGGCCGACGGGGCCGACGGGGCCGACGGGGCCGACGGGGCCGACGGGGCCGACGGGGCCGACGGCGGCAGTCTCGTACAGGTCGATCCGGCGGTCGAGGATCCGGCGCGCGTGGATCCGACGCTGCGGGCCGCGCTGCTGCGGATCGGCGCCGAGGCCGTCGCGAACGCCCTCGCCCACGGACGGGCGCCGCGCCGGCTGGACGTCTCCGCGGACGCCGACGCGGTCCACCTGATCTGCACCAACTCATTCGTCCCCGGCCGTATCCGGGCAGACGACTCCCCCGGGCTGGGTCTCACGACGATGCGCTCGCGCGCCCTCGCCGTCGGCGGTTCCCTCAGCGCCGGACCGGACGCGTCGGACCCGTGGACCTGGCGCGTCGAGGTCCGGGTCCCGACGCAGGACCACTCACCGCTCACGACGGAGGCCCCCTGA